The Thermodesulfobacteriota bacterium region CTTTCACCTTCGCCTCTATCAAATCACGAACCTTTCGAAACTCTTCCGGCGGCAATTCCTTTGGGTCGGGTATGTCCCAATCCTCTCGCTCCTTTGCCCGGACAAACGGGCATTCGTCTCCGCAGCCCATCGTCACTGCCATATCGTATTCTATGTCCGGGATATCGTTAAGGGATTTAGACGCATGACCGGTAAGGTCATAGCCAAGCTCACGCATGAATTCTATCGCTCTAGGATTAACCTTCCCGGAAGGGCGAGAACCGGCACTATAAGCCTCTACCACTCCTTCACCGTGAATTTTGGAAAAGGCCTCAGCGATTTGACTTCGGCATGAATTCTCTACACATACAAATAAGACACGCTTCATCGGCATTGCTCCTCCACTCCATTACAACATCCCTTCTCCTGCACACATCTGCAACCTAAAATCCCCAGATAGGCGCCAACAACTGGGGCTAAAATATATATCCATACTTCGCCCAGGTTGAGCGTCAACAAAGCCGGTGCTATCGAGCGAGCGGGATTCATCGAAGCTCCGGTAATCGGCCCGGCAAACATCGCTTCGAGCGCCACCACCGCCCCTATTGCTACACCAGCCATTAATCCCTTCTCTTTTGCCCCGGTAGAAACGTTTATT contains the following coding sequences:
- a CDS encoding arsenate reductase ArsC; translation: MKRVLFVCVENSCRSQIAEAFSKIHGEGVVEAYSAGSRPSGKVNPRAIEFMRELGYDLTGHASKSLNDIPDIEYDMAVTMGCGDECPFVRAKEREDWDIPDPKELPPEEFRKVRDLIEAKVKGLITKLEKD